A region from the Pseudonocardia petroleophila genome encodes:
- a CDS encoding HAD family hydrolase: protein MIDSIEAVVFDVGECLVDETREYGTWADWLGVPRHTFAAVFGSVIARGLDYRETFQVFAPGFDLAQQRKARAEAGKPESFDEQDLYFDVRPALGALRDAGCWVGIAGNQTVRAGGILRSLDLPTDMIATSDDWGVSKPDPAFFDHVIAAAPCTPDRILYVGDRLDNDIRPAASRGLRTALIRRGPWGLIQQHDPDADRVPTLRIDSLAELPVLIGPRSR, encoded by the coding sequence GTGATCGACTCGATCGAGGCCGTCGTGTTCGACGTCGGTGAGTGCCTCGTTGACGAGACCCGGGAGTACGGGACGTGGGCAGACTGGCTCGGCGTCCCCCGGCACACGTTCGCCGCGGTGTTCGGATCGGTGATCGCCCGTGGCCTCGACTACCGCGAGACCTTCCAGGTCTTCGCGCCCGGATTCGATCTGGCTCAGCAGCGGAAGGCCCGTGCGGAGGCGGGCAAGCCCGAGTCGTTCGACGAGCAGGACCTGTACTTCGACGTGCGGCCCGCCCTGGGTGCTCTCCGCGATGCCGGGTGCTGGGTGGGTATCGCCGGCAATCAGACGGTGCGCGCCGGCGGGATCCTCCGGTCCCTGGACCTACCGACGGACATGATCGCCACCTCCGACGACTGGGGCGTGTCGAAGCCGGACCCGGCGTTCTTCGACCACGTGATCGCCGCGGCGCCCTGCACACCCGACCGGATCCTCTACGTCGGCGACCGGCTCGACAACGACATCCGGCCGGCGGCAAGCCGTGGCCTGCGGACCGCGCTGATCCGCCGAGGCCCGTGGGGCCTGATCCAGCAGCACGACCCGGACGCCGACCGCGTACCGACCCTGCGCATCGACAGCCTGGCCGAACTCCCCGTCCTTATCGGCCCGAGATCGCGTTGA
- a CDS encoding SAF domain-containing protein: MIGALLGAYAYRGAVAREGVVAMARPLSFGSVVQLSDLREIQLPLDSGLVSVTWDDVGTVLGQLAATDLRAGQTLTPDSVTPNRVPAPGEAVVGLSVEAGRVPSAALAPRDEVLVITGAGSPPKRATVVRAGDVDVSGRRDVDVLVLQADAEELALASVDDRVAIVLLGRG; the protein is encoded by the coding sequence GTGATCGGTGCGCTGCTCGGCGCCTACGCGTACCGCGGAGCGGTGGCGCGTGAGGGCGTCGTGGCGATGGCGCGGCCGCTCTCGTTCGGCTCCGTCGTCCAGCTCTCCGACCTGCGTGAGATCCAGCTACCGCTCGATTCGGGACTGGTCTCGGTGACATGGGACGACGTCGGCACCGTTCTGGGACAGCTCGCCGCCACCGATCTACGGGCGGGGCAGACGCTGACGCCCGACTCGGTCACGCCGAACCGAGTTCCCGCTCCCGGCGAGGCGGTCGTCGGGTTGTCGGTGGAGGCGGGGCGGGTGCCGTCCGCGGCGCTGGCGCCACGCGACGAAGTCCTGGTCATCACCGGTGCCGGAAGTCCGCCGAAACGCGCCACGGTCGTCAGGGCAGGTGATGTCGACGTGTCCGGCCGCCGCGACGTCGATGTCCTCGTGCTGCAGGCCGACGCGGAGGAGCTGGCGCTGGCGTCAGTCGACGACCGCGTGGCGATCGTGCTGCTGGGGCGGGGGTGA
- a CDS encoding CpaF family protein, producing MLARLAEELDGHTLDPADHRQLVLAWIQAEFDAEARRRAVSGEPQLDHATERAVARAVENALWGLGRIQELLDVPGVEDIHITGCDLPVLRMSDGSVRTAGAPVADTDADLVQQLQHMAAHHGSSERAFSPAQPCLNMQLPDGSRLAAMREVVPRPVVTIRKHKLVDVRLRDLIRLDTVSLQLARFLAALVNARQSILVTGMPSSGKTTLLRALAREIALDERFATLETEFELNLHRLPDKHPLLYAAECRSGSTERDPATGRPAGEMTLSDLLHQTLRMSVTRVIVGEVRGAEALPMLEAMNAGMPGSMCTLHAGTAAEAFERLVTATMKGAGAGWSDTFVTRLAAQGIDYVVHLRHARTTPEGRRTRFVAEVAEVTSVGEGGGVAMNRVFAPAPGSDPRAVFQLLPQNRRPFDEAGIDLGFLHESSGWTR from the coding sequence GTGCTGGCCCGGCTGGCCGAGGAACTGGACGGCCATACGCTCGACCCGGCCGATCACCGTCAGCTCGTACTGGCCTGGATCCAGGCCGAGTTCGACGCCGAGGCACGACGGCGCGCCGTCAGCGGCGAACCACAGCTCGACCACGCGACGGAACGCGCCGTCGCCCGCGCGGTGGAGAACGCGCTGTGGGGATTGGGCCGGATACAGGAGCTGCTCGACGTGCCGGGAGTGGAGGACATCCACATCACCGGATGCGACCTGCCGGTGCTGCGGATGTCCGACGGTTCGGTCCGCACGGCGGGCGCACCCGTCGCCGATACGGACGCCGACCTGGTGCAGCAACTGCAACACATGGCTGCGCATCACGGCAGCTCGGAGCGCGCGTTCTCGCCGGCCCAGCCGTGTCTGAACATGCAGCTGCCGGACGGATCCCGGCTGGCGGCGATGCGCGAGGTCGTCCCCCGCCCGGTCGTGACAATCCGCAAGCACAAGCTCGTCGACGTCCGGCTGCGGGACCTGATCCGCCTGGACACCGTGTCGCTCCAGCTCGCGCGCTTCCTCGCCGCGCTGGTGAACGCCCGTCAGAGCATCCTGGTCACGGGAATGCCGTCGAGCGGGAAGACGACCCTTCTCCGGGCGCTGGCGCGCGAGATCGCGCTGGACGAGCGGTTCGCGACGCTCGAGACCGAGTTCGAGCTGAACCTGCACCGCCTGCCTGACAAGCACCCGCTGCTCTACGCCGCCGAGTGCCGCTCCGGGTCGACCGAGCGCGACCCGGCGACCGGCCGTCCGGCGGGTGAGATGACGCTGTCAGATCTGCTGCACCAGACACTGCGTATGTCGGTGACCAGGGTAATAGTCGGCGAGGTAAGGGGCGCAGAGGCGTTGCCCATGCTGGAGGCCATGAACGCCGGCATGCCCGGCTCGATGTGCACGTTGCACGCCGGAACAGCAGCCGAGGCGTTCGAACGGCTCGTCACCGCGACGATGAAGGGCGCCGGGGCGGGATGGTCCGACACCTTCGTCACCAGGTTGGCCGCTCAGGGCATCGACTACGTCGTCCACCTGCGCCACGCCAGGACCACCCCGGAGGGGCGGCGGACACGGTTCGTCGCCGAGGTCGCGGAGGTGACATCGGTCGGTGAGGGCGGTGGGGTCGCGATGAACCGCGTGTTCGCACCCGCACCGGGCAGTGATCCGCGCGCGGTATTCCAGCTGCTGCCCCAGAATCGCCGCCCCTTCGACGAAGCGGGCATCGACCTGGGATTCCTCCACGAGTCGAGCGGGTGGACCCGATGA
- a CDS encoding type II secretion system F family protein, translated as MTPAELAAGVAGACVATAIALFVGGRRSASNGRPVAAPASSWTRRLHRAWVATGDPARPQADRRRRALAWAVAGVVVWALSGWPVAGLATTVAGLWLPWLLGSTRVVRERIEKLEALEGWCRRMADTLTGGGAIGLAQAIVTTAPRVDEPIAPAVHTLARRIRDGAGSQSSDHAAALREFADAVDDRTGDVVAAALLLALHQQSGGIAGVLRQLADGVARDVRARRDIEAARAESRQSIRILLIIQAALLVLMGVVPSFAAPYGTPVGQVVMAVLLSASALLLVWMRRLAIGRTAPRFFGVSALPGERGAS; from the coding sequence ATGACGCCGGCAGAGCTGGCGGCCGGCGTCGCGGGTGCCTGCGTCGCCACGGCAATCGCACTGTTCGTCGGGGGCCGACGCAGCGCGAGCAACGGCAGGCCCGTCGCGGCACCCGCGTCGTCATGGACACGGCGGCTCCATCGCGCCTGGGTCGCCACCGGTGACCCTGCGCGACCCCAAGCCGATCGCCGCCGCCGGGCGCTGGCGTGGGCCGTGGCGGGTGTCGTCGTGTGGGCACTCTCGGGTTGGCCGGTGGCGGGGTTGGCAACGACCGTTGCGGGGCTGTGGCTCCCGTGGCTGCTGGGATCCACCCGGGTCGTGCGCGAGCGGATCGAGAAGCTCGAAGCGTTGGAGGGCTGGTGTCGGCGCATGGCCGACACCCTGACCGGCGGCGGGGCGATCGGCCTGGCACAGGCCATCGTCACGACCGCGCCACGGGTCGACGAACCGATCGCCCCCGCGGTACACACGCTCGCTCGCCGCATCCGCGACGGTGCGGGAAGCCAGAGCAGCGACCACGCCGCCGCACTGCGCGAGTTCGCCGACGCCGTAGACGACCGGACCGGCGATGTCGTCGCAGCTGCCCTGCTGCTCGCCCTGCATCAGCAGAGCGGCGGCATCGCTGGGGTTCTGCGCCAGCTCGCGGACGGGGTCGCGCGCGACGTCCGTGCCCGTCGCGACATCGAGGCCGCCCGCGCCGAGTCAAGGCAGTCGATCCGCATCCTGTTGATCATCCAGGCCGCTCTGCTCGTACTCATGGGTGTCGTACCAAGCTTCGCCGCGCCGTACGGCACGCCGGTCGGGCAGGTGGTGATGGCGGTACTGCTGTCCGCATCGGCACTGTTGCTGGTCTGGATGCGCAGGCTGGCCATCGGCCGGACCGCGCCCAGATTCTTCGGAGTCTCTGCGCTGCCCGGCGAGCGGGGTGCGTCATGA
- a CDS encoding TadE/TadG family type IV pilus assembly protein has translation MDGLRPDQVDDGERGGATGVEMALLWIVLIMLILAVVQVALIFYAGQLALTGAQDGLRSGRAYLSESTTAAARRDAEAFLARAGGTVLTDVVVSASLDDSGGILRVRVTGSALSLVPGVPVAINREAVGGVERATP, from the coding sequence ATGGACGGTCTGCGCCCGGACCAGGTCGACGATGGCGAGCGTGGTGGCGCCACCGGCGTCGAGATGGCGCTGCTCTGGATCGTCCTGATCATGCTGATCCTCGCGGTGGTGCAGGTCGCGCTGATCTTCTACGCCGGACAGCTGGCACTGACCGGCGCCCAGGACGGACTACGGTCCGGGCGCGCCTACCTGTCGGAGTCAACCACCGCTGCCGCCCGGCGCGACGCGGAGGCATTCTTGGCCCGCGCCGGTGGCACCGTCCTCACCGACGTCGTCGTGTCCGCTTCGCTCGACGACAGCGGCGGGATCTTGCGCGTTCGGGTCACCGGGTCGGCTCTTTCCCTGGTGCCGGGCGTACCGGTCGCGATCAACCGGGAGGCGGTCGGTGGCGTGGAGAGAGCCACCCCATGA
- a CDS encoding pilus assembly protein has translation MRAPVPGQSGERGGSPSVEAAVLVVALGLLIAFAVAGGRLVAAEAATDHAARSAARVASLHREPGAAAAAAQLAAESSLAEQGLHCADLRITLDTAGFAAPLGTPASVTATVRCDVEWSDLGLPGASTRVIESTSASPIDRWRERA, from the coding sequence ATGAGGGCGCCGGTTCCAGGACAGTCAGGCGAGCGGGGAGGGAGCCCGTCCGTCGAAGCGGCCGTCCTCGTCGTCGCGCTCGGACTGCTCATCGCGTTCGCCGTCGCGGGCGGTCGCCTGGTGGCCGCAGAGGCGGCCACCGACCACGCGGCGCGCTCCGCCGCTCGGGTGGCATCACTGCACCGGGAGCCGGGCGCGGCTGCCGCCGCAGCTCAATTGGCGGCGGAAAGCAGTCTCGCCGAACAAGGCCTGCACTGCGCCGATCTGCGGATCACGCTCGACACGGCGGGCTTCGCCGCGCCGCTCGGGACGCCCGCCTCTGTCACCGCGACGGTGCGATGCGACGTCGAGTGGTCCGACCTCGGCCTGCCCGGCGCCAGCACCCGGGTCATCGAGTCCACATCAGCCAGCCCGATCGATCGTTGGCGGGAGAGGGCATGA
- a CDS encoding LysM peptidoglycan-binding domain-containing protein codes for MRTLSRVGAAVAAASVTIGILFGVPTALWLLSSSLLDGGLPAGTSVIDMLLAPDDGTLLIGFLTVVAAGTWLVLAMSIVIELTASLINRPAPRIDLPGFRLGRTIAAALVATMVGAGPAMATPVTSAAGSVLTVAMSELSAAGPGRAAETEPTGPVHTVEHRDTLWRIAETSLGDPLRWREIYDLNAGRIQDDGGRLTEASGLVVGWRLVLPPDARATVRVEPGDTLTGIAGEHLGDPSRTDELFAANVSVPQPGGETLADPDLIRPGWTLVLPDRAPSPEPRPNDEGALPDDRAEEASPTGALPELPEPEPSQPPELPSTGSPTSDPARPATMPVEEPTGSAVTPGDAGAQDDDSGPALTVASLGVSALVASGVLASLVVRRRRQQRLRPLRHRIAMPADDDGRVERSLHAPHPHDGAASTARLLDLALRSLAHPDRETTDGTPIPVLLSARLTSSDTVLTTSPETRLPPPFTEVEPDGGVWGLDPDDPLPVPDAEAAGCCAPFPVLVSIATDVDRTLMIDLEQRGVLRIGGDRARCIALLRHLAAELATSSTAEDVEVLLVGLGEELISLNPDRLGAAPDLDTALVETERRASTTRGALDQWQIETVVEGRLRDLASDSWLPTVLLSAAEPDDEHRARLEALTAEHRRSATAVVVIDTAHADLRVGDDGLLDLPDVTDGPWEVARLTENAGTHLAAILGATSAPAVPVGAASSAEPWAADMNEDGSLATGDPVPRDPLADGRPDPGGAREVDEEPDLPRPQRSAGSAAGSTAVRRLAIVDHQEPGLDDDLTAWLDAGPPAKPMIAILGEPTITAPGPTPGTRRTWFAEVLVYLSLHPAGVTSAKAATDLWPDGRRISPATLRHALYGARKWAGQGLNGDPDAFFVSDMQNDNCYRLRGYQLDWDLFRRLRKRGQARNEAGHPGAITDYEAALNLVREPVFSSLRPGGYGWLNNHDQRHDLQIPGFIVDAAHELVDIALAAGDTALARWAAERARMIDIDVAFDRPLTDLMRIAHAEDNRSELELYAAVLLDARGFDVPEELSPDSFAVLNDLMPAGPRRPRP; via the coding sequence GTGAGGACTCTGTCCCGGGTCGGCGCCGCAGTGGCCGCGGCTTCGGTCACCATCGGCATCCTGTTCGGCGTCCCGACCGCGCTGTGGCTGCTGAGCAGCTCCTTGCTGGACGGCGGCCTTCCGGCGGGGACCTCGGTAATCGACATGCTCCTGGCGCCCGACGACGGCACCTTGCTGATCGGGTTCCTCACGGTGGTCGCGGCCGGAACGTGGTTGGTGCTGGCCATGTCGATTGTGATCGAGTTGACCGCCAGCTTGATCAACCGGCCTGCGCCACGCATCGACCTGCCCGGCTTCCGGCTCGGTCGCACCATCGCGGCTGCGCTGGTCGCCACGATGGTCGGCGCGGGCCCAGCGATGGCTACCCCCGTCACCTCGGCCGCAGGGTCGGTCCTGACCGTCGCTATGTCCGAACTCTCGGCCGCAGGTCCCGGTCGAGCCGCCGAGACAGAGCCGACGGGACCGGTGCACACCGTGGAACACCGCGACACGCTATGGCGGATCGCGGAGACGAGCCTCGGCGACCCCCTGCGCTGGCGGGAGATCTACGACCTCAACGCTGGCCGGATCCAGGACGACGGCGGCCGCTTGACCGAAGCCTCCGGACTCGTCGTGGGATGGCGCCTCGTCCTGCCACCCGACGCCCGGGCAACCGTGCGAGTCGAGCCCGGTGACACGCTAACCGGAATCGCCGGTGAGCACCTCGGCGATCCCAGCCGAACCGACGAGTTGTTCGCGGCCAACGTCTCCGTGCCGCAACCCGGTGGCGAAACGCTCGCCGACCCCGACCTGATCCGACCAGGGTGGACGCTCGTCCTTCCCGACCGCGCACCGTCGCCGGAACCCCGACCCAATGACGAAGGCGCGCTACCCGACGACAGGGCCGAGGAAGCATCCCCGACGGGAGCCCTACCCGAACTACCCGAACCTGAGCCGTCGCAGCCTCCCGAGCTCCCATCGACCGGCTCGCCGACGTCTGACCCGGCACGGCCGGCGACCATGCCCGTCGAGGAACCAACCGGATCGGCGGTCACCCCAGGCGACGCCGGCGCGCAGGACGACGACTCGGGCCCGGCCCTCACGGTCGCATCACTCGGCGTGTCCGCGCTCGTCGCGAGCGGCGTCCTGGCGTCGCTCGTCGTTCGCCGCCGCCGGCAGCAACGACTCCGCCCACTCCGACACCGGATAGCCATGCCCGCGGACGACGACGGGCGGGTGGAACGGTCGCTGCACGCACCCCACCCTCACGACGGGGCGGCCAGCACCGCGCGGCTCCTGGACCTGGCCCTGCGCTCGCTCGCACACCCCGACCGGGAGACGACCGACGGCACACCCATTCCGGTTCTGCTCTCGGCGCGGTTGACCTCCTCGGACACCGTGCTCACGACCTCCCCCGAGACCCGGCTACCACCACCGTTCACGGAGGTCGAACCGGACGGTGGGGTGTGGGGACTCGATCCCGACGACCCGCTGCCGGTTCCCGACGCGGAGGCCGCCGGGTGCTGTGCCCCGTTCCCGGTGCTGGTGTCGATCGCCACCGACGTCGACCGCACCCTCATGATCGACCTCGAACAGCGCGGAGTTCTGCGGATCGGCGGTGACCGGGCGCGCTGCATCGCGCTACTGCGCCATCTCGCCGCCGAGCTCGCTACAAGCAGCACGGCGGAAGACGTCGAGGTTCTGCTCGTCGGCCTCGGCGAGGAACTGATTTCCCTCAACCCGGATCGTCTGGGTGCTGCGCCCGACCTCGACACCGCGCTGGTGGAGACCGAACGCCGAGCCTCGACCACTCGCGGCGCGCTGGACCAATGGCAGATCGAGACGGTCGTGGAAGGGCGGCTGCGCGACCTGGCCTCCGACTCCTGGCTGCCCACGGTGCTGCTCTCCGCAGCGGAACCCGACGACGAACACCGTGCCCGGCTGGAGGCCCTGACGGCCGAACATCGCCGGAGCGCGACCGCGGTGGTCGTCATCGACACCGCCCACGCGGACCTGCGAGTCGGCGACGACGGGCTGCTCGACCTGCCGGACGTCACCGACGGGCCGTGGGAGGTCGCGCGGCTCACCGAGAACGCCGGCACTCACCTCGCGGCCATTCTGGGGGCCACCAGCGCGCCAGCGGTTCCCGTTGGTGCGGCATCGTCCGCCGAACCGTGGGCTGCGGACATGAATGAGGACGGCTCCCTCGCGACCGGAGATCCCGTCCCGCGGGATCCGCTCGCGGATGGCAGACCCGACCCGGGCGGCGCGAGGGAGGTGGACGAGGAACCGGACCTGCCGCGGCCGCAGCGGTCCGCCGGGTCCGCAGCCGGGTCGACGGCCGTCCGGCGGCTCGCCATCGTCGACCACCAGGAGCCCGGCCTGGACGACGATCTCACTGCCTGGCTCGACGCCGGCCCGCCGGCCAAACCGATGATCGCGATTCTCGGCGAGCCCACCATCACCGCGCCCGGTCCGACGCCAGGCACACGCAGGACCTGGTTCGCCGAAGTTCTGGTGTACCTGAGCCTGCACCCGGCCGGGGTGACCTCGGCGAAGGCCGCCACCGACCTGTGGCCCGACGGACGCCGGATCAGCCCGGCCACCCTCCGGCACGCGCTCTACGGGGCCCGCAAGTGGGCCGGCCAGGGCCTGAACGGCGACCCGGACGCGTTTTTCGTCAGCGACATGCAAAACGACAACTGCTACCGACTTCGCGGCTATCAGTTGGACTGGGACCTGTTCCGGCGGCTGCGCAAGCGCGGCCAAGCCCGCAACGAGGCCGGCCATCCCGGCGCGATCACCGACTACGAGGCGGCTCTGAACCTCGTGCGGGAACCCGTGTTCAGCTCGTTGCGACCCGGTGGGTACGGCTGGCTCAACAACCACGATCAGCGCCACGACCTGCAGATACCGGGCTTCATCGTCGACGCCGCGCACGAGCTCGTCGACATCGCCCTCGCCGCCGGCGACACCGCATTGGCCCGCTGGGCCGCCGAGCGCGCGCGCATGATCGATATCGATGTCGCCTTCGACCGGCCGCTGACCGATCTCATGCGCATCGCGCACGCTGAGGACAACCGATCGGAGCTCGAGCTCTACGCCGCGGTTCTGCTCGACGCTCGCGGCTTCGACGTACCGGAGGAACTCTCGCCGGACAGCTTCGCGGTGCTCAACGACCTGATGCCCGCCGGTCCGCGCCGTCCGCGGCCGTGA
- a CDS encoding prepilin peptidase yields the protein MSGIANAALVAVLAGPTVLLIARHTVTIAIRLRPIAVTAISAMAGLMVGVVLALPPEHAILLLPLAVLGCAAAVVDAHEGRLPDVLTWPLLVVTLLAGIVTAKGSGAVGATVLSVLAGGCVAVVMKAAVSTAFGWGDAKLVPTLAVVLVRHDAIVAGIVSMSVLVAVTAFIVGIRAADRSALVPYGPAMVVGTVGAAAL from the coding sequence GTGAGCGGCATCGCGAACGCGGCTCTGGTCGCTGTACTCGCCGGACCGACGGTGCTGCTGATCGCCCGGCACACAGTGACAATCGCCATCCGACTCCGGCCGATCGCGGTCACTGCCATCTCCGCGATGGCTGGGCTAATGGTCGGTGTGGTCCTGGCACTCCCCCCAGAGCACGCGATCCTGCTGCTGCCGCTTGCCGTGCTGGGGTGTGCCGCGGCGGTGGTGGACGCCCACGAGGGGCGGCTGCCCGACGTTCTCACCTGGCCCCTGCTCGTCGTGACGCTACTTGCCGGGATTGTCACCGCCAAGGGGAGCGGCGCAGTCGGCGCCACCGTGCTCAGCGTGCTGGCCGGCGGGTGCGTCGCAGTCGTGATGAAGGCGGCGGTCAGCACGGCGTTCGGGTGGGGCGACGCCAAGCTCGTCCCGACGCTTGCCGTCGTGCTGGTCCGGCACGACGCGATCGTCGCCGGCATCGTGTCGATGTCGGTGCTCGTCGCGGTCACCGCGTTCATCGTCGGCATCCGGGCGGCCGACCGCTCCGCGCTGGTGCCCTATGGTCCGGCGATGGTCGTCGGGACGGTGGGCGCCGCGGCGCTCTGA
- a CDS encoding relaxase/mobilization nuclease domain-containing protein, with amino-acid sequence MITKVVRGWKVGGLIAYLMGRGRAQEHVRPRVVASWDGRDGAWQPPQVAGGEFDRDLGPLIRALRAPAVAAGLPEHDDEGKRGYVWHCSARVAGGDRVLSDAEWAEVARDLLDGAGVAARDDAGGPRWVAIRHADDHIHIAVVLVRQDTGRRIWPAHDYPRLREAARGVERRLGLTVTAPADGTAAKAPQRGEIEKASRQGRLPARLELTRSVRTAAVGAEGLAGFVAALRATGYLVEVRRAPSGDPLGYKVARPGDVSASGEPVFYSGSKLAADLSLPRLLRAWESAGRGSDVAAPLPAARRRVDAARAVVGSVRQGGAEVDAQGIAQATFPVLSAVGLWSDELGAAAETFDRAARPPRGVRSREGARAAGLRRVARQLVRQRRMLGVRDEPGAAAVALVVALSALVREIAAWQQDGGRPHQAAAASTAADALDGWAANRTTPGAGDADLVDHGFAARRPRVEPRLDRAARRSSTMPRG; translated from the coding sequence ATGATCACGAAGGTGGTGCGCGGCTGGAAGGTCGGCGGTCTGATCGCCTACCTGATGGGGCGGGGCCGCGCGCAGGAGCACGTACGGCCGCGGGTCGTCGCGAGCTGGGACGGGCGGGACGGGGCGTGGCAGCCCCCGCAGGTGGCCGGTGGTGAGTTCGACAGGGATCTTGGGCCGCTGATCCGGGCGCTGCGCGCTCCCGCGGTGGCGGCTGGTTTGCCTGAGCACGATGACGAGGGTAAGCGCGGGTATGTGTGGCACTGCTCGGCGCGCGTGGCGGGCGGTGACCGGGTGCTGTCGGACGCCGAGTGGGCAGAGGTCGCGCGGGATCTGCTCGACGGTGCCGGCGTGGCGGCACGGGATGACGCGGGTGGGCCTCGGTGGGTGGCCATCCGGCATGCCGATGATCACATTCACATCGCGGTGGTTCTGGTGCGGCAGGACACGGGCCGGCGCATCTGGCCCGCGCACGACTATCCGCGGCTTCGCGAGGCGGCGCGTGGGGTCGAGCGGCGGTTGGGGCTGACCGTGACGGCGCCCGCGGACGGGACGGCGGCGAAGGCTCCGCAGCGGGGAGAGATCGAGAAGGCCAGCCGGCAGGGGCGGTTGCCCGCACGGCTCGAGCTGACCAGGTCGGTCCGTACGGCGGCGGTCGGGGCCGAGGGTCTCGCCGGGTTCGTCGCCGCGCTGCGCGCTACCGGCTACCTCGTCGAGGTGCGACGAGCACCGTCCGGTGACCCGCTGGGCTACAAGGTCGCCCGGCCCGGGGACGTCAGCGCCTCCGGCGAACCGGTCTTCTACAGCGGCAGCAAGTTGGCGGCCGATCTGTCGTTGCCGCGGCTGCTGCGCGCGTGGGAGTCGGCGGGGCGGGGTTCGGATGTGGCGGCCCCGCTGCCGGCCGCGCGACGGCGCGTCGATGCGGCCCGCGCGGTGGTCGGCTCGGTCCGGCAGGGCGGGGCTGAGGTCGATGCGCAGGGCATCGCCCAGGCTACGTTCCCGGTGTTGTCGGCCGTCGGTCTCTGGTCCGACGAGCTGGGCGCAGCGGCCGAGACCTTTGATCGTGCCGCGCGCCCACCGCGGGGCGTTCGCAGCCGGGAGGGTGCGCGGGCGGCCGGGTTGCGGCGGGTGGCGCGCCAGCTCGTGCGGCAGCGCCGGATGCTCGGCGTCCGTGACGAGCCGGGGGCGGCCGCGGTTGCTCTGGTCGTGGCGCTTTCGGCGCTCGTTCGTGAGATCGCCGCCTGGCAACAGGACGGCGGCCGGCCACATCAGGCGGCCGCGGCCTCTACGGCGGCGGACGCACTGGACGGGTGGGCGGCGAACCGCACCACCCCGGGTGCAGGTGACGCTGACCTGGTCGACCACGGATTCGCAGCGCGTCGACCACGCGTCGAACCACGCCTCGACCGCGCGGCGCGGCGATCCTCCACGATGCCGCGCGGTTGA
- a CDS encoding TatD family hydrolase, with product MTATLIDTHCHIDAYNDPVSVLDQAAARGVQIVAVTEGPGAYRRLRTRLGRREGVHVALGFHPLRVGNVAPYDLARFFRLLPQTSWIGEIGLDFSRSGVATKKQQLKVFEAILSDPQVRTRPLTVHSRGAERETVARLAQAQVNAILHWYTGPLSVVDDALAAGLWFSVNPAMTRSAKIAAVLQRIPAERVLLETDGPYSRCNNRPTVPVDIKTTVRHLAQLWGISSEDAEATISRNQQGLLGRDTTVRSVEPGLGQSD from the coding sequence GTGACCGCCACGCTCATCGACACTCATTGCCACATCGACGCCTACAATGACCCGGTGTCCGTGCTCGACCAAGCCGCCGCCCGTGGAGTTCAGATCGTAGCGGTGACAGAAGGCCCGGGGGCCTATCGACGACTCCGCACCCGACTTGGCCGTCGCGAGGGGGTGCATGTCGCGCTGGGATTCCACCCGTTGCGCGTAGGAAACGTCGCACCATACGATCTCGCACGGTTCTTTCGACTACTTCCACAGACCTCATGGATCGGAGAGATCGGCCTAGATTTCTCTCGCTCGGGGGTGGCCACCAAGAAGCAACAACTCAAGGTCTTCGAAGCCATACTCTCAGACCCACAAGTTCGGACACGTCCGCTCACAGTCCACAGTCGCGGCGCCGAACGAGAAACCGTCGCGAGGCTCGCGCAGGCGCAAGTGAATGCCATCCTCCATTGGTACACAGGCCCGCTTTCAGTTGTCGACGACGCGCTCGCCGCTGGCCTGTGGTTTTCCGTCAACCCCGCGATGACGCGTTCCGCGAAAATCGCCGCAGTCCTGCAGCGAATTCCCGCCGAACGTGTTTTGCTGGAAACCGACGGACCTTATTCCAGGTGTAATAATCGACCAACGGTCCCGGTCGACATCAAAACTACTGTTCGACATCTTGCGCAACTTTGGGGCATTTCGAGTGAAGACGCCGAAGCGACAATCTCAAGAAATCAACAAGGGTTGCTAGGTCGCGACACGACCGTTCGCAGCGTTGAGCCGGGTCTGGGCCAGAGCGATTAA